One window of the Puntigrus tetrazona isolate hp1 chromosome 13, ASM1883169v1, whole genome shotgun sequence genome contains the following:
- the LOC122356515 gene encoding regulating synaptic membrane exocytosis protein 3-like isoform X17, whose protein sequence is MTFSRLANRQRTCTVFRSEVILIHRSMRGRSAECLHTQSDLQPSLDRVRSASTNCLRPGSNSNSPERDRSTQSLPRTRPTSPRILIQHASPEDDSWVLEAMFPAQETVHHLSAKPDAQRQSRTLDKPSCQKLGKRISDSERVQPHSSPAFSSSTAAPSSTRKVRQLPQVPAKSSSVEQALASEERTRQMKVRTFRTAAPSSTSQDLERTLKNKRELYKEQRRSCDNVSHKSSDSDVSDVSAISRASSASRISSTSYMSIQSERPRGRFSRHIRPSSRSMLKSTSVSGEIYTLERTDGSQSDTALGTLGSGGKKRRSSLSARVVAIVGIPSRRSRSTSQLSQTEAANKKAKGSSQIQRSQETGMAVEYPRNVMARQASRESTDGSMNSYSSEGNLIFSGMRLGADSQFSDFLDGLGPAQLVGRQTLATPAMGDVQIGLMDKKGQLEVEVIRARGLTPKPGSKSLPAPYVKVYLLENGACKAKKKTKIARKTLDPLYQQSLLFEESPQGKVLQVIVWGDYGRMDHKCFMGVAQIFLEELDLSSTVIGWYKLFPPSSLVDPTLAPLTRRASQTSLDSSGPPGIRS, encoded by the exons ATGACGTTTTCGAGACTTGCTAACCGACAAAGGACTTGCACCGTATTCAGAAG TGAGGTCATCTTGATACACAGATCAATGCGGGGTAGAAGCGCAGAGTGTCTGCACACCCAAAG TGATCTACAGCCATCTCTTGACAGGGTTAGAAGTGCTAGTACCAACTGTCTGAGACCAGGTTCTAATTCCAATTCACCTGAACGAGACAG GAGCACCCAGTCTCTGCCCCGTACCAGACCCACGAGCCCCAGGATCCTAATTCAGCATGCCTCCCCAGAAGACGACAG CTGGGTTTTGGAGGCTATGTTCCCCGCTCAGGAGACAGTACACCACCTCAGTGCAAAGCCAGACGCAcagag GCAGTCGAGAACTCTGGACAAGCCTAGCTGTCAGAAACTTGGCAAGAGAATATCTGACAGTGAGCG GGTGCAGCCGCACTCCAGCCCCGCATTTTCCTCATCAACAGCGGCCCCTTCCTCGACACGCAAGGTTAGACAGCTTCCCCAGGTCCCCGCCAAAAGCAGCAGTGTAGAGCAAG CTCTCGCTTCAGAGGAGCGAACGCGGCAAATGAAAGTACGTACCTTCCGAACAGCAGCTCCATCCAGTACCAGCCAGGATCTGGAGAGGACGCTCAAGAATAAAAGAGAG CTTTATAAGGAGCAGCGACGGAGCTGTGACAATGTGTCCCATAAGTCCTCAGACAGTGATGTCAGTGACGTGTCAGCCATCTCTCGCGCCAGCAGTGCCTCGCGGATCAGTAGCACCAGCTACATGTCCATTCAATCAGAACGACCCAGGGGTCGCTTTAG CCGTCATATTCGTCCATCCAGCCGCAGCATGCTGAAGAGTACGAGCGTTAGTGGGGAAATCTACACTCTGGAGCGTACGGATGGCAGTCAGTCGGACACGGCTCTGGGAACACTGGGATCGGGAGGGAAAAAGCGCAGATCCAGCCTTAGCGCACGTGTAGTCGCCATCGTGGGCATTCCCTCCCGCCGCAGCAGGAGCACCTCTCAGCTCAGTCAGACAG AAGCAGCCAACAAGAAAGCAAAGGGATCCAGTCAGATCCAGCGCAGTCAGGAGACGGGAATGGCAGTGGAGTATCCCCGCAACGTCATGGCTCGCCAAGCCAGCCGAGAGTCCACTGATGGCAGCATGAACAGTTACAGCTCTGAGGGCAA TCTGATCTTCTCAGGGATGAGGTTAGGGGCTGACAGCCAGTTCAGTGACTTCCTTGATGGTCTTGGCCCTGCTCAGTTGGTGGGTAGACAAACTCTTGCCACTCCTGCTATGG GAGATGTTCAGATTGGACTGATGGACAAGAAAGGGCAGCTGGAAGTGGAGGTTATCAGGGCCCGTGGTCTTACACCTAAACCAGGTTCCAAGTCGCTGCCGG CTCCCTATGTCAAGGTCTATTTGCTGGAAAACGGAGCGTGCAAAGCCAAAAAGAAAACCAAGATTGCACGAAAAACGCTTGATCCCTTGTATCAGCAGTCGCTGCTGTTCGAGGAAAGTCCGCAGGGTAAAGTTCTCCAG GTAATAGTCTGGGGAGATTACGGCCGCATGGACCACAAATGTTTCATGGGAGTCGCCCAGATTTTTTTAGAGGAGCTGGATCTTTCTAGCACAGTGATCGGTTGGTACAAACTGTTTCCCCCTTCATCATTGGTCGACCCGACGTTAGCTCCTCTCACTCGTCGCGCTTCCCAGACCTCGCTGGACTCTTCAGGGCCACCAGGCATCAGGTCCTAG
- the LOC122356515 gene encoding regulating synaptic membrane exocytosis protein 3-like isoform X19 has translation MRGRSAECLHTQSDLQPSLDRVRSASTNCLRPGSNSNSPERDRSTQSLPRTRPTSPRILIQHASPEDDSWVLEAMFPAQETVHHLSAKPDAQRQSRTLDKPSCQKLGKRISDSERVQPHSSPAFSSSTAAPSSTRKVRQLPQVPAKSSSVEQALASEERTRQMKVRTFRTAAPSSTSQDLERTLKNKRELYKEQRRSCDNVSHKSSDSDVSDVSAISRASSASRISSTSYMSIQSERPRGRFSRHIRPSSRSMLKSTSVSGEIYTLERTDGSQSDTALGTLGSGGKKRRSSLSARVVAIVGIPSRRSRSTSQLSQTEAANKKAKGSSQIQRSQETGMAVEYPRNVMARQASRESTDGSMNSYSSEGNLIFSGMRLGADSQFSDFLDGLGPAQLVGRQTLATPAMGDVQIGLMDKKGQLEVEVIRARGLTPKPGSKSLPAPYVKVYLLENGACKAKKKTKIARKTLDPLYQQSLLFEESPQGKVLQVIVWGDYGRMDHKCFMGVAQIFLEELDLSSTVIGWYKLFPPSSLVDPTLAPLTRRASQTSLDSSGPPGIRS, from the exons ATGCGGGGTAGAAGCGCAGAGTGTCTGCACACCCAAAG TGATCTACAGCCATCTCTTGACAGGGTTAGAAGTGCTAGTACCAACTGTCTGAGACCAGGTTCTAATTCCAATTCACCTGAACGAGACAG GAGCACCCAGTCTCTGCCCCGTACCAGACCCACGAGCCCCAGGATCCTAATTCAGCATGCCTCCCCAGAAGACGACAG CTGGGTTTTGGAGGCTATGTTCCCCGCTCAGGAGACAGTACACCACCTCAGTGCAAAGCCAGACGCAcagag GCAGTCGAGAACTCTGGACAAGCCTAGCTGTCAGAAACTTGGCAAGAGAATATCTGACAGTGAGCG GGTGCAGCCGCACTCCAGCCCCGCATTTTCCTCATCAACAGCGGCCCCTTCCTCGACACGCAAGGTTAGACAGCTTCCCCAGGTCCCCGCCAAAAGCAGCAGTGTAGAGCAAG CTCTCGCTTCAGAGGAGCGAACGCGGCAAATGAAAGTACGTACCTTCCGAACAGCAGCTCCATCCAGTACCAGCCAGGATCTGGAGAGGACGCTCAAGAATAAAAGAGAG CTTTATAAGGAGCAGCGACGGAGCTGTGACAATGTGTCCCATAAGTCCTCAGACAGTGATGTCAGTGACGTGTCAGCCATCTCTCGCGCCAGCAGTGCCTCGCGGATCAGTAGCACCAGCTACATGTCCATTCAATCAGAACGACCCAGGGGTCGCTTTAG CCGTCATATTCGTCCATCCAGCCGCAGCATGCTGAAGAGTACGAGCGTTAGTGGGGAAATCTACACTCTGGAGCGTACGGATGGCAGTCAGTCGGACACGGCTCTGGGAACACTGGGATCGGGAGGGAAAAAGCGCAGATCCAGCCTTAGCGCACGTGTAGTCGCCATCGTGGGCATTCCCTCCCGCCGCAGCAGGAGCACCTCTCAGCTCAGTCAGACAG AAGCAGCCAACAAGAAAGCAAAGGGATCCAGTCAGATCCAGCGCAGTCAGGAGACGGGAATGGCAGTGGAGTATCCCCGCAACGTCATGGCTCGCCAAGCCAGCCGAGAGTCCACTGATGGCAGCATGAACAGTTACAGCTCTGAGGGCAA TCTGATCTTCTCAGGGATGAGGTTAGGGGCTGACAGCCAGTTCAGTGACTTCCTTGATGGTCTTGGCCCTGCTCAGTTGGTGGGTAGACAAACTCTTGCCACTCCTGCTATGG GAGATGTTCAGATTGGACTGATGGACAAGAAAGGGCAGCTGGAAGTGGAGGTTATCAGGGCCCGTGGTCTTACACCTAAACCAGGTTCCAAGTCGCTGCCGG CTCCCTATGTCAAGGTCTATTTGCTGGAAAACGGAGCGTGCAAAGCCAAAAAGAAAACCAAGATTGCACGAAAAACGCTTGATCCCTTGTATCAGCAGTCGCTGCTGTTCGAGGAAAGTCCGCAGGGTAAAGTTCTCCAG GTAATAGTCTGGGGAGATTACGGCCGCATGGACCACAAATGTTTCATGGGAGTCGCCCAGATTTTTTTAGAGGAGCTGGATCTTTCTAGCACAGTGATCGGTTGGTACAAACTGTTTCCCCCTTCATCATTGGTCGACCCGACGTTAGCTCCTCTCACTCGTCGCGCTTCCCAGACCTCGCTGGACTCTTCAGGGCCACCAGGCATCAGGTCCTAG